GCTCAGGGCGTGAAAGGCCGTGAAGAGAAGTGCCTCAAGGAAGGCGTAGGCTAGGCCCCCCGAGAAGGAAACCGGGAGCTTCATTATGAAGTTCGTGGCAACAAAGGTTCCTATTGCGAGGAGGACGTACTGGCCGATTCCAATGCCGAGACCTATGGAAAGGCCGTCCCTGTTTCTTGAGAAGTAGAACTTCAGGCCCTCAATCGTGATAGCAGAGAGGAAGGCGACGGTAAAGGCCCTTGCCTGAAGGGAGCTCAGGAGAAGGAGTGAGACTATCGAGTAGAACGGGATTATTATCGCGAGGACAAGGGCTATTCCAGAGCCCAGTATGAGCTCCGAGACCTCGGGCCTCTTAAATGGCCATACGAGGGCGAGCACGATTAGGGCTCCGAGCATCGTGAGGAGCATGCCCGTCGGATTCGGTCTGGCCTTCACACCCAGAGCGATTCCCACGAGCTTCCCATCTCTGTAAGCCAGCAGAACCGGGAAGGAGCCCTTCTCAGCCTCTACGCGGTACTCAATTCTGAAAAGATTACCTGAGGTCTCGTTTTTGACGTAGGTGTAGCCCTTCAGCTCCCCGTAGTTCTTGAGCGTGAACTCCCTTATCCGGTCGAAGTACTCCTCCGTGAACTGTGCCCTCAGTTCATCGCTCATGTAGGGCTCTATCAGTGAGTAGTTGCCGGTGTTGATGGCCTTGATGAAGGAACTCATGAAATTATCTGGGGCATTGGCAAAAACTGTGGGAAGAAGTAGGGCGGTGATTAGAAGGAACGCTACCGCGGGTTTTCTCATTACCATCCCTCACACTGCATTGGAGAGAGCCCTTATTAGACCTTTCGCCATCCCCTCAATTCCCGGAATCCTGTACAGCTTGCCCTTCATGTATGTGTACATGCCGAAGATCGCGTAGACGAACCAGGCGTAGGCTACGTAAAGAGCCGGACCGAAGTGCGGGTAGTTGGGGTTCACCATCGGCATGTGCCAGAGGGCCATAAAGGCAAGCCACGCGAAGAAGCCCATGACGCTTGAGTAAGCCGCGTGTATCTTGGTGAACTCGTCGGTGTCCTTCATGAGTATCAGGGGGACTCCACCGACGAAGCCCATTATGTAGGCTATGAAAGCGTTGGTGAACCTCTCCATACCAATCACCCCCATACCTTCAGTTCTCGTTAAGGGCATTCTCAATCACCTCCGATATCGCCTCGCTCAACAGAGGGTCGCGGTGGTTCAGTTTGGCCCGGTAGTAGTTCAGGCCGAGCCTGTCGGCGACCTCCTTGTACTCGATGTCAAGCTCGTAAAGCGTCTCGATGTTCTCGACTATGAAGCTGAGCGGGTAAACGAGAACCTCTTTAACTCCCTCCGATTTGAGCCTCTCCAGAACCTCTGGAACAGCTGGCCCGAGCCATTCGCCTTTGCCAAACTTGCTCTGGAATGCAATCTCCCAAGGCAGGTCGAAGGCCTTCATGACCCTCTCGGCGAGCTTCAGGTGGGTTCTCTCGTAGGGGTCGCCCTCGTCTATGACCTTCTTCGGCAGGCTGTGGACGCTCAGGATCACATAGGGCTCCTCAAAGCCGCTATCCTCCAGACCGGTTTCGATGTTCCTCTGAACCCAGCGGATAAACTTCGAGTTTTCCCACCACTCCTTTACATAGGGCTTTTCGCCGAAGAGCTCCCTTATTTTGACCAGACAGCGCTCGGTTGTTGAGCTTGAGTAGACGTGGTAGAGCGGGAAGACTAAATCGAAGTCTCCGTCAAGTTCCTCAAGGAGTGGCCTTGAGTAGCACATGCCGAGCCTT
This genomic stretch from Thermococcus sp. harbors:
- the hemH gene encoding ferrochelatase, with the translated sequence MRVLFTYMGAPTTEDEIEDFIFRFLYDVRHHIGLNVPGAKAIIKGIVKARARHVRSHYEAIGGKSPLVDYMTEIAKTVSEKTGHEIRLGMCYSRPLLEELDGDFDLVFPLYHVYSSSTTERCLVKIRELFGEKPYVKEWWENSKFIRWVQRNIETGLEDSGFEEPYVILSVHSLPKKVIDEGDPYERTHLKLAERVMKAFDLPWEIAFQSKFGKGEWLGPAVPEVLERLKSEGVKEVLVYPLSFIVENIETLYELDIEYKEVADRLGLNYYRAKLNHRDPLLSEAISEVIENALNEN
- a CDS encoding DUF3887 domain-containing protein; the encoded protein is MVMRKPAVAFLLITALLLPTVFANAPDNFMSSFIKAINTGNYSLIEPYMSDELRAQFTEEYFDRIREFTLKNYGELKGYTYVKNETSGNLFRIEYRVEAEKGSFPVLLAYRDGKLVGIALGVKARPNPTGMLLTMLGALIVLALVWPFKRPEVSELILGSGIALVLAIIIPFYSIVSLLLLSSLQARAFTVAFLSAITIEGLKFYFSRNRDGLSIGLGIGIGQYVLLAIGTFVATNFIMKLPVSFSGGLAYAFLEALLFTAFHALSGLAYSRKGIKPFLLFATLEIVVLYLMGVGSYGPAIGVLALSAGVAWMGGGSVGITGRKAR